A stretch of DNA from Coccidioides posadasii str. Silveira chromosome 1, complete sequence:
TCCCTGATACGCAAGACTGCAACGGAAGATCTCTGATTAGGAGCCCGACTGCATACATGATGGTAATCAGCTGTTTTGTATGGAGAGATGAGCGACAATGAGCTTATCAGAATGCTAATATAGCGGTCATAAGGTACATATTGCATTTCACATCAGTCATATTCTCATTcttgaaagaaaaattatctGCCGACAGTGGGCACAGAAATCCCATCTATCTTTCCGTTCCTTTATACCGGTCTGTCAAGACTCCTCGAAAACATGCCAATGCTGAGGGGCAAAATTTAAAAGTGGAAAAACACTAACGAACGCCTAAACGCTGAAACCAATGCAAAGGGGTTGGACGGTCGACAAGGCCAATCCATCAGGGTAATGTTTCCAGTCGGTAATTCTAAATGTCTATTGCCCGACATGGACTTTTCGTGGAAGAGCCAGATCGGATCAGAGTATAGTGCCAAACCTAGGAGGGCGACTTGTAAGCAAGATGCTGAACATAACAGAACATTATGCAAAGAACGGATGGGGGTAATTGTCCGAAATCCAGACTTATGGCGGCAGCAGCGAAAGGTAGTCGAACATTGCACAAACAACAAAACACAGCATAAGCCGACTTACCCGAAAGCTTGCTTGATGCTTCTGACGTAGTACACGTCCCAATTTCGCTGCACAACATCTTCTTGGCCGACGGGGACACCATCCCATTTGACATGCAAGGTAGTAACGCAGTCAACGTCGTTCTGGTCGAATCTAATTTCTAGGGTGCTATAATGGTCCTCCGGCCACTGAGCAAGACGCCACTTCTGGACGATAAGAGTCGGCTGTTCAAGTTTTACAAACTCGCCAGTAACATTTCCATCAAAGATGGAGAACTTGCCGCCAACCTGGGCACCGTCAAAGCGTCTTGGAGGCGCACGGGTGAAGACGGCAAGGCGTTGAGGATCAGTGAAGGTGGTATACATCTCTTCCGCGGTGGTACGGAACTCATCAGACGCATTCACGGTAACGGTGTTCACGGCTTGCTTGCGTGTGGTGGTTGTGGTTGTCTGAGTCGCGGGTTTGGAAGACGATTGCACATCGCTTGAAAGATACTTGGGTGTAGCAAAGCCACTGGACGGGTTGGATCCTGGCGCATGCTGGATATCTTTGCCGTGCTCTGCAATCAACGCAGGGGCCAACTTAGCGAGCTCTGTGCGTAGCTGTGGCACAATCTTTGAACGCACTAGATCTTTCACCGGCTGCTTGGATGCAGACTCCGAGTAAAGACTAATATCGAACTGTTGAATCATGAGTTACAATCATTTCTTTTACGGATTCAAACGGAGTTCGAACTACGGTGTTAAAGGGAAACGTACGACATACTCATCTTCCTCAGTGTCATGCGCGACCTCGGGGACTTTGATGGATCCGGAGACGCTATCATCCTCGTCCGTTGTGCCTGTAGAACACGCATTAGACAGAATTCAAAACTAAAAACAAGTAGAGTTGATCTGTGCTAGTTATATGGGGCATACCCTCGAATTCTAATGTCAATTTTACATCAAAGAGCGTGATAACCTTTCCCTTGCGTTGGCTAACATCGACATCCCCATCCATACTGACGATTTTGGACACCTTTGCCGTCACTCCATTTTCCTCCGCGGAGATGGCGGCCAGCTTCTCTCCAAGGTAATCTTTCACCCAGGCTGAAACATCCTTGTTCACCCAGTGCCAGTTGTTAGGGTTATGAAGTACCATCGTGATATCTATGCAAGGTGCCTATTGACcaagtaaaaaaaaaaaagggggcaATGTCAGATGTCTTCAAGTACGATTGAATCTGTTTCTCAACGTTTCATATCAAGTTAGTGTAGTCCTGATAATCGAAACGGATTCTCTTGGATCAAACAGCGAAAGAGCAAAATGAACAAGTAATCAGATAGGAGGCATTTAGAAGCCAAAGGGTTGTCCGCAGCAAACAGAGTACAAGTCTTTCTAGGACTGGTGCCAGCGAAAGATTTTCATCATGTCGAGTTCAATTTTCAACGGGACAGGTGGGGTAAGGTGGAAATACTTACAGACGATCCTGAAGCGCACAATTGCACGGAGTACGAGGAGGAAAGACAAGACGAGAGAACTGGGCGGAGATGGATGAGGAGGGTTGAGTTGAGGAGAGTTGTTAGTAGTCTTTGGAAAGCTCTAGAAGACCAGCAGCTTTTTGGCGACggaaaagtaaaaaaaagtcaaaatTTCGGAGCGGTCACGTGATAACCAGCGGCCTCATCGGCTTTGCAGCGAGCTTCTCGGGCGCGTAGACCTCGAGGAGACCAAATTGCAACTTTTACATTTCTTTAGAGTTTACTTAACAGTGCTGATATTGGTGATACAGGGCTGCTGGAAGATTCCGTGTAAACCAGCCAAACACATAGGCAGGTACCCTAGTTGGTGAACTGTCAATACAGCAGGCTCTCTTTCATCCTTCAACGTCGGCTACCTCAAGAGAACTGGTAGCACTCTCTGCTGTAGCA
This window harbors:
- a CDS encoding uncharacterized protein (EggNog:ENOG410PHXM~COG:O~BUSCO:9783at33183); the encoded protein is MVLHNPNNWHWVNKDVSAWVKDYLGEKLAAISAEENGVTAKVSKIVSMDGDVDVSQRKGKVITLFDVKLTLEFEGTTDEDDSVSGSIKVPEVAHDTEEDEYVFDISLYSESASKQPVKDLVRSKIVPQLRTELAKLAPALIAEHGKDIQHAPGSNPSSGFATPKYLSSDVQSSSKPATQTTTTTTRKQAVNTVTVNASDEFRTTAEEMYTTFTDPQRLAVFTRAPPRRFDGAQVGGKFSIFDGNVTGEFVKLEQPTLIVQKWRLAQWPEDHYSTLEIRFDQNDVDCVTTLHVKWDGVPVGQEDVVQRNWDVYYVRSIKQAFGFGTIL